In Acidobacteriota bacterium, a genomic segment contains:
- a CDS encoding GTPase Era, giving the protein MKAGYASLIGRPNAGKSTLLNRIVGTKVAIVSDKPQTTRTRILGVKQGTAARPGQIVFVDTPGIHRPMHRMNVRMVDHAVETITQVDVLVVVLDATLRTGRGDRFVLDLLDRATAPVILALNKIDLLAKRRLLPLMDWYRQQRDFAGLVPISALTGDGVSALEGEIWERLPPGEPLFPDDFVTDQPERVLVAETVREKLLHETRAELPFSSAVVVDRFEEPDPRGVLRLYCSIVVDRDTHKPIVLGRGGARIKRIGVGAREELERAFGARVYLDLHVRVRPGWRENERMLRELGLER; this is encoded by the coding sequence GTGAAGGCGGGCTACGCCTCGCTCATCGGCCGGCCCAACGCCGGCAAGTCCACCCTGCTCAACCGGATCGTCGGGACGAAGGTGGCGATCGTCTCCGACAAGCCCCAGACGACCCGCACCCGAATCCTCGGCGTGAAGCAGGGTACGGCGGCGCGCCCCGGCCAGATCGTCTTCGTCGACACGCCGGGCATCCACCGTCCGATGCACCGGATGAATGTCCGGATGGTGGACCACGCGGTCGAGACCATCACGCAGGTGGACGTGCTGGTCGTCGTGCTGGACGCGACCCTGCGGACGGGCAGGGGCGATCGCTTCGTGCTGGATCTGCTCGACCGGGCGACCGCGCCGGTCATTCTGGCCCTGAACAAGATCGACCTGCTGGCGAAGCGCCGGCTGCTGCCCCTGATGGACTGGTACCGGCAGCAGCGGGACTTCGCGGGTCTCGTGCCGATCTCGGCGTTGACCGGCGACGGCGTGTCCGCGCTGGAAGGGGAGATCTGGGAGCGCCTGCCGCCGGGGGAGCCACTGTTCCCGGACGACTTCGTGACCGATCAGCCGGAGCGCGTGCTGGTGGCGGAGACCGTGCGCGAGAAGCTGCTGCACGAGACGCGGGCCGAGCTGCCGTTCTCGAGCGCCGTCGTCGTCGATCGGTTCGAGGAGCCGGATCCGCGGGGTGTCCTGCGTCTGTACTGCTCGATCGTGGTCGACCGAGACACCCACAAGCCGATCGTGCTCGGCCGCGGCGGGGCGCGCATCAAGCGCATCGGCGTCGGGGCGCGCGAAGAGCTCGAGCGGGCGTTCGGGGCGCGCGTATATCTGGATCTGCACGTGCGGGTGCGCCCCGGCTGGCGGGAGAACGAGCGCATGCTGCGGGAGCTGGGCCTCGAACGATGA
- a CDS encoding HlyC/CorC family transporter: MADRRGAGGGRRGGGDRAGLRSQDAGSQPAVPRGGPGNRRALLSRHRRDGAGRRHRGGRTRGGRRGGAGRFGRGRGGVFGARRRRGAASGRHRHRDRRGPPAGARRGTPVRRRAALSGPARPSPSARLRPRARHGTDGTPGAAPAPCGRARVIPLALFLLACATVYVGTVEAAFTTLMRLSLRLGAERRGRLERLGYLDDPLRLFVPVRVLQGVLVVAVTVLSMAALDARDSTAVALMAAGLVAFVLVCGYVLPVVIVRRDPERVLEALLPSLRVPVAVLQPLTRPLIRLLRRASRRVGAAAMAGGGPTKGRDDRTSADGRAELEEQEERRLLQSVVEFGETLVREVMTPRPDIVAVKADATLDELRALFTEEQYSRLPVFEHSLDTVLGFVFVKDLVTLSDTPGDERVVARLLRPAHTVPETKRVADLLKELQQARVQSAIVHDEYGGTAGLVTIEDVIEEIVGEIRDEYDVEADPIVDEGSGSFVFTGRVSVDDLSKRLDVIIEPQGFETVAGYLLARLGRVPQEGESFEVDGLSVDVLEAERRRLHRVRLRRTSAAALESPA, from the coding sequence GTGGCTGACCGACGTGGCGCCGGCGGCGGCCGACGGGGAGGTGGTGATCGCGCTGGTCTGCGATCGCAAGATGCGGGATCTCAACCGGCGGTACCGCGGGGTGGACCGGGTAACCGACGTGCTCTCCTTTCCCGTCACCGACGAGACGGCGCCGGACGCCGGCATCGAGGCGGCCGAACGCGCGGCGGACGCCGGGGAGGGGCCGGACGGTTCGGCCGCGGCCGAGGTGGAGTCTTCGGAGCCCGTCGGCGGCGGGGCGCGGCATCTGGGCGACATCGTCATCGCGACCGGCGTGGCCCGCCGGCAGGCGCGCGCCGCGGGACACCGGTTCGGCGCCGAGCTGCGCTGTCTGGCCCTGCACGGCCTTCTCCATCTGCTCGGTTACGACCACGAGCGCGACACGGGACAGATGGAACGCCTGGAGCGGCGCCTGCGCCGTGCGGGAGGGCTCGCGTGATCCCGCTGGCGCTGTTCCTGCTCGCCTGCGCGACGGTCTACGTCGGGACGGTCGAGGCCGCCTTCACCACGCTGATGCGCCTGTCGCTGCGCCTGGGAGCGGAGCGGCGAGGCCGGCTCGAACGGCTCGGGTACCTGGACGATCCGCTGCGGCTGTTCGTGCCCGTGCGTGTGCTGCAGGGCGTGCTCGTCGTCGCGGTGACCGTGCTGTCGATGGCCGCGCTCGACGCGCGGGACTCGACCGCGGTGGCGCTCATGGCGGCGGGACTCGTTGCGTTCGTGCTCGTGTGCGGCTACGTGCTGCCGGTGGTCATCGTCCGCCGCGATCCGGAACGCGTGCTCGAGGCGCTGTTGCCGTCCCTCCGGGTACCGGTGGCCGTGCTGCAGCCGTTGACTCGTCCGCTGATACGGCTGCTGAGGCGGGCGAGCCGCCGGGTCGGCGCGGCGGCGATGGCCGGCGGCGGCCCCACAAAGGGGCGGGACGATCGCACGAGCGCGGACGGCCGGGCCGAGCTGGAGGAGCAGGAGGAACGGCGGTTGCTGCAATCGGTCGTCGAGTTCGGCGAGACCCTCGTGCGCGAGGTGATGACGCCGCGGCCGGACATCGTGGCCGTCAAGGCCGATGCGACGCTCGACGAGCTGCGCGCGCTGTTCACCGAGGAGCAGTACTCCCGGCTGCCGGTTTTCGAGCACAGCCTGGACACGGTCCTCGGGTTCGTCTTCGTCAAGGACCTCGTCACCCTGTCCGACACGCCGGGCGACGAGCGGGTCGTGGCCCGGCTGCTGCGGCCGGCGCACACCGTGCCGGAGACCAAGCGGGTCGCCGATCTGCTCAAGGAGCTGCAGCAGGCGCGGGTGCAGAGCGCCATCGTGCACGACGAGTACGGGGGGACGGCCGGGCTGGTCACCATCGAGGACGTGATCGAGGAGATCGTCGGGGAGATCCGCGACGAGTACGACGTCGAGGCGGATCCGATCGTGGACGAGGGCTCGGGCAGCTTCGTCTTCACCGGCCGGGTCAGCGTCGACGATCTGAGCAAGCGTCTCGACGTGATCATCGAACCGCAGGGGTTCGAGACGGTGGCCGGCTATCTGCTGGCCCGGCTCGGCCGCGTGCCCCAGGAGGGCGAATCGTTCGAGGTGGACGGGCTGAGCGTCGACGTGCTCGAGGCGGAGCGCCGCCGGCTGCATCGCGTCCGGCTCCGGCGCACCTCCGCGGCAGCGCTGGAGAGCCCGGCGTGA
- a CDS encoding PhoH family protein codes for MVTPSLVKITVPDEGIETLFGSRDENLKQIEQQFDVQIRTGGNELLVTGDAAGMAKTERVIGQLTGLLREGYRFSREDVRRASEMVSEDAQIDLRDFFLKAPLRASSTRQVTPKTLGQRRYLDAIERHDVVFGIGPAGTGKTYLAMAQAVAYLTSKRVSRIILARPAVEAGEKLGFLPGDVQEKVNPYLRPLYDALYDMLHSDKVGRLIDRGVIEIAPIAFMRGRTLNDAFVILDEAQNTTTEQMKMFLTRLGFGSKAVVTGDITQIDLPAGQTSGVVQALRVLHGVEGVSIVHFTDRDVVRHPLVQRIVKAYERYVPAPAGDSPESP; via the coding sequence ATCGTTACACCCTCTCTCGTGAAGATCACCGTTCCCGACGAAGGGATCGAGACCCTGTTCGGCTCGCGCGACGAGAACCTCAAGCAGATCGAGCAGCAGTTCGACGTGCAGATCCGGACGGGCGGCAACGAGTTGCTGGTCACCGGCGATGCCGCCGGAATGGCGAAGACCGAGCGTGTCATCGGCCAGTTGACGGGACTGCTGCGCGAGGGCTACCGCTTCTCGCGCGAGGACGTGCGGCGGGCCTCCGAGATGGTGAGCGAGGACGCGCAGATCGACCTGCGCGATTTCTTCCTCAAGGCGCCTCTGCGGGCTTCGAGCACCCGGCAGGTGACGCCGAAGACGCTCGGCCAGCGCCGCTATCTCGACGCCATCGAGCGCCACGACGTGGTCTTCGGCATCGGGCCGGCGGGCACGGGGAAGACCTACCTGGCGATGGCGCAGGCGGTGGCCTACTTGACGTCCAAGCGAGTCAGCCGCATCATCCTGGCCCGGCCCGCCGTGGAGGCGGGCGAGAAGCTCGGCTTCCTGCCCGGGGACGTGCAGGAGAAGGTGAACCCCTATCTGCGCCCGCTGTACGATGCCCTGTACGACATGCTTCACAGCGACAAGGTGGGGCGCCTGATCGATCGCGGCGTCATCGAGATCGCGCCCATCGCCTTCATGCGCGGGCGGACCCTGAACGACGCGTTCGTGATCCTGGACGAGGCGCAGAACACCACGACCGAGCAGATGAAGATGTTCCTGACCCGCCTCGGCTTCGGCTCGAAGGCGGTCGTCACGGGCGACATCACCCAGATCGACCTCCCTGCCGGACAGACGTCGGGCGTGGTGCAGGCGTTGAGAGTGCTGCACGGCGTCGAGGGGGTGTCGATCGTGCACTTCACCGATCGCGACGTCGTGAGGCATCCGCTCGTGCAGCGTATCGTGAAGGCCTACGAGCGGTACGTTCCGGCCCCGGCCGGCGATTCCCCCGAATCTCCATGA
- the aspS gene encoding aspartate--tRNA ligase has product MTEETHSVPRTRTHTCGELRPSDVGADVVLMGWVHKIRDLGGLTFLDVRDRHGLTQVVARDGSEVLARIKQVRPEYVIAVAGPVERRSEETLNPKIATGEVEVEARSLVVLSEARTPPFQVDEETPVSEEVRLRYRYLDLRRARMRENIGLRHRITMAVRNSLDADGFWEIETPLLTKSTPEGARDYLVPSRLHAGEFYALPQSPQIFKQILMVSGMDRYFQIVKCFRDEDLRADRQPEFTQIDVEMSFVDQDAVFAAVEHLMQAVFRVVDKDVPVPFPRMTYDEAMTRYGSDKPDLRFEMPIQDVSEVFREGRFKVFRELVTRGGSVRALVVPGAGRQSRAQIDNLVDEALALGAKGMVWVRQSPEGAIQSSILKAAGEEALAQVVETVGAGRDDLTLIAGGKGYEAPVLLGQFRLRLGQREGLIDEDRTSLSWVVDFPLMEWSETEQRLVSMHHPFTSPRPEDLGRLEDEPAAVRARAYDLVLNGNEIGGGSIRIHQAELQARIFRLLKIDDEEAKARFGFFLDALQYGTPPHGGIALGLDRIVALVAGEPSIRDVMAFPKTAAAVDLMAGSPSTVDRRQLRELHLDG; this is encoded by the coding sequence GTGACTGAAGAGACACATTCCGTTCCGCGCACCCGCACCCACACCTGTGGCGAGCTCCGCCCGAGCGACGTCGGCGCCGATGTGGTGCTGATGGGCTGGGTCCACAAGATCCGCGACCTCGGCGGGCTGACTTTCCTCGACGTGCGCGACCGGCACGGGCTTACCCAGGTGGTGGCCCGCGACGGCAGCGAGGTGCTGGCGCGGATCAAGCAGGTGCGGCCCGAGTACGTCATCGCGGTAGCCGGGCCGGTGGAGCGCCGCTCCGAGGAGACGCTCAACCCGAAGATCGCCACCGGCGAGGTCGAGGTGGAGGCGCGCAGCCTCGTCGTGCTCAGCGAAGCGCGGACGCCGCCGTTCCAGGTCGACGAGGAGACCCCCGTTTCCGAGGAGGTCCGCCTGCGCTACCGCTACCTGGACCTGCGCCGCGCGCGAATGCGCGAGAACATCGGGCTGCGCCACCGCATCACGATGGCGGTCCGCAACAGCCTCGACGCCGACGGGTTCTGGGAGATCGAGACGCCGCTGCTCACCAAGTCGACGCCGGAAGGGGCCCGCGACTACCTGGTGCCGAGCCGGCTGCACGCCGGGGAGTTCTACGCGCTGCCGCAGTCGCCGCAGATCTTCAAGCAGATCCTGATGGTCTCCGGCATGGACCGCTACTTCCAGATCGTCAAGTGCTTCCGCGACGAGGATCTGCGCGCCGACCGCCAGCCGGAGTTCACGCAGATCGATGTCGAGATGTCGTTCGTCGACCAGGACGCCGTCTTCGCGGCGGTGGAGCACCTGATGCAGGCGGTTTTCCGCGTGGTGGACAAGGACGTGCCGGTCCCGTTCCCGCGCATGACCTACGACGAGGCGATGACGCGCTACGGCAGCGACAAGCCGGACCTGCGCTTCGAGATGCCGATCCAGGACGTCTCGGAGGTGTTCCGCGAGGGTCGCTTCAAGGTCTTCCGCGAGCTCGTGACGCGGGGCGGATCGGTCCGGGCGCTGGTGGTGCCGGGCGCCGGCCGGCAGTCGCGCGCGCAGATCGACAACCTCGTCGACGAGGCGCTGGCGCTGGGCGCGAAGGGGATGGTCTGGGTGCGGCAGTCGCCGGAAGGGGCCATCCAGAGCTCCATCCTGAAGGCGGCGGGCGAGGAGGCGCTGGCCCAGGTCGTCGAGACGGTCGGGGCGGGGCGGGACGACCTGACGCTGATCGCGGGCGGCAAGGGTTACGAGGCGCCGGTCCTGCTCGGCCAGTTCCGCCTGCGGCTGGGGCAGCGGGAGGGGCTGATCGACGAGGATCGCACGTCGCTGAGCTGGGTGGTCGACTTTCCCCTCATGGAGTGGAGCGAGACCGAGCAGCGGTTGGTGTCGATGCACCATCCCTTCACTTCGCCGCGGCCCGAGGATCTGGGCCGTCTGGAGGACGAGCCGGCCGCCGTACGCGCCCGCGCCTACGACCTCGTGCTGAACGGCAACGAGATCGGCGGCGGCAGCATCCGAATCCACCAGGCCGAGCTTCAGGCCCGCATCTTCCGGTTGCTGAAGATCGACGACGAGGAGGCGAAGGCCCGCTTCGGCTTCTTCCTCGACGCGCTGCAGTACGGCACCCCGCCCCACGGCGGCATCGCGCTCGGGCTCGATCGCATCGTGGCCCTGGTGGCCGGCGAGCCGTCGATCCGCGACGTGATGGCGTTTCCGAAGACGGCCGCCGCGGTGGATCTGATGGCGGGGTCGCCCTCGACCGTCGATCGCCGCCAGTTGCGCGAGCTGCACCTCGACGGTTAG
- a CDS encoding histidine--tRNA ligase: MIPAIRGTHDILPGEIERWQHAEKVIRDVCARYGYREIRTPVIEREELFAKGTGETTDIVQKEMYAFEDKGGERVTLRPEATPSMVRAYVEHALEQALPTVKLFGFGPMFRYERPQKGRYRQFHQLDVEVFGVSDATLDAEVIEMAAALVRALGIEDAELVVNSVGCRECRPDFGGALLGALGGRKSKLCGDCRRRADTNPLRIFDCKVPACQPIVDDLPHSTDYLCDGCDEHFRKVTAQLTALELDYRVSHRLVRGLDYYARTTFEVLGSGLGAQNALLGGGRYDGLVRQLGGPDRAGIGFAAGMERLVLAMPEGPGASAPDAFVVALGEAARPAAHVLARDLRHAGVATLVDYDARSLRAQMKRADRSGARRVLILGDDEIARGEVTVKDMQSGEQAAVARAEVVQRMSE; the protein is encoded by the coding sequence ATGATTCCGGCCATCCGAGGCACGCACGACATCCTGCCGGGCGAGATCGAGCGCTGGCAGCACGCCGAGAAGGTGATCCGCGACGTGTGCGCGCGCTACGGCTACCGCGAGATCCGCACCCCGGTCATCGAGCGCGAAGAGCTGTTCGCGAAGGGAACGGGGGAGACCACCGACATCGTCCAGAAGGAGATGTACGCCTTCGAGGACAAGGGAGGCGAGCGGGTCACGCTGCGGCCCGAGGCCACGCCGAGCATGGTGCGGGCCTACGTCGAGCATGCGCTCGAGCAGGCGCTGCCCACCGTCAAGCTGTTCGGCTTCGGGCCGATGTTCCGCTACGAGCGACCGCAGAAGGGGCGCTACCGGCAGTTTCACCAGCTCGACGTCGAGGTCTTCGGGGTCTCGGACGCAACGCTGGACGCCGAGGTCATCGAGATGGCGGCGGCCCTCGTCCGTGCCCTCGGCATCGAGGACGCGGAGCTGGTCGTCAACTCGGTCGGCTGCCGCGAGTGCCGGCCGGATTTCGGCGGGGCGCTGCTGGGGGCGCTCGGGGGGCGGAAGTCGAAGCTCTGCGGCGACTGCCGGCGGCGCGCGGACACGAACCCGTTGCGCATCTTCGACTGCAAGGTGCCGGCCTGTCAGCCGATCGTCGATGACCTGCCGCACTCGACGGACTATCTGTGCGATGGGTGCGACGAGCACTTCCGCAAGGTCACCGCCCAGTTGACGGCGCTGGAGCTGGATTACCGCGTCTCGCACCGGCTGGTGCGGGGGCTCGACTACTACGCGCGGACGACGTTCGAGGTGCTGGGCTCCGGCCTCGGCGCGCAGAACGCGCTGCTCGGCGGCGGGCGCTACGACGGGTTGGTGCGCCAGCTCGGCGGGCCCGACCGGGCCGGCATAGGGTTCGCCGCCGGCATGGAGCGGCTGGTGCTGGCCATGCCGGAAGGGCCCGGCGCGTCCGCGCCCGACGCCTTCGTGGTGGCGTTGGGCGAGGCGGCGCGGCCGGCCGCCCACGTGCTGGCCCGCGACCTGCGCCACGCCGGCGTGGCCACGCTGGTCGACTACGACGCCCGCTCGTTGCGCGCGCAGATGAAGCGGGCGGACCGGTCCGGGGCGCGCCGGGTGCTCATCCTGGGCGACGACGAGATCGCGCGCGGCGAGGTCACCGTCAAGGACATGCAATCCGGCGAGCAGGCGGCCGTGGCGCGCGCCGAGGTCGTGCAGCGCATGTCCGAGTGA
- the moaA gene encoding GTP 3',8-cyclase MoaA, producing MATRDRFDRPLRSLRISVTDRCNLRCEYCMPEEEYVWLPRGDILTFEEIGALVDAFTDAGADRVRLTGGEPLLRKDLPDLIQRLARKPAIRDLALTTNGMLLADQAAGLREAGLHRLTVSLDTLRADRFRELTRFDGVAAVQRGLEAAREAGFTDLKIDTVVIRGVNDDELVDLLAYGRRAGAEVRFIEYMDVGGATRWSVRDVLSRAEMLRTIADALGPVTAIEEVSSAPADRFRLPDGQTFGIISSTTEPFCRSCDRSRLTADGLWYRCLYAREGTDLRGPLRAGMSRAELSTLIDEIWAARTDRGAEVRLAAGDRQPLIPIETLQKEPHLEMHTRGG from the coding sequence ATGGCCACCCGCGACCGGTTCGATCGTCCGTTGCGCAGCCTGCGGATCTCCGTCACCGACCGCTGCAACCTGCGTTGCGAGTACTGCATGCCGGAGGAGGAGTACGTCTGGCTCCCGCGCGGGGACATCCTGACCTTCGAGGAGATCGGCGCGCTCGTCGACGCCTTCACGGACGCCGGCGCCGACCGCGTCCGCCTGACCGGCGGGGAGCCGCTGTTACGCAAGGACCTGCCTGACCTGATTCAGCGGCTGGCGCGGAAACCCGCCATCCGCGATCTCGCGCTCACCACCAACGGCATGCTGCTCGCCGACCAGGCGGCCGGCCTCCGCGAAGCAGGCCTTCATCGGCTCACGGTCAGCCTGGACACGTTGCGCGCCGACCGCTTTCGCGAGCTGACCCGCTTCGACGGCGTCGCCGCCGTGCAGCGCGGCCTGGAAGCGGCGCGGGAGGCGGGCTTCACGGACCTGAAGATCGACACCGTGGTCATCCGCGGCGTCAACGACGACGAGCTGGTCGATCTGCTCGCCTACGGCCGGCGGGCGGGCGCGGAAGTGCGGTTCATCGAGTACATGGACGTCGGCGGGGCCACCCGCTGGTCCGTGCGGGACGTGCTCTCGCGGGCCGAGATGCTGCGGACGATCGCGGACGCGCTCGGACCGGTAACGGCCATCGAGGAGGTATCGTCCGCTCCGGCCGACCGCTTCCGGCTGCCCGACGGCCAGACATTCGGCATCATCTCGTCGACCACCGAGCCGTTCTGCCGATCCTGCGACCGCAGCCGACTGACCGCCGACGGTCTCTGGTACCGCTGCCTCTACGCGCGCGAAGGCACCGACCTGCGCGGTCCGCTGCGGGCCGGGATGTCACGCGCGGAACTGAGCACGCTGATCGACGAAATCTGGGCCGCCCGCACCGACCGCGGGGCCGAGGTCCGGCTCGCCGCCGGCGACCGCCAGCCGCTGATCCCGATCGAGACGCTGCAGAAGGAACCGCACCTGGAGATGCACACGCGGGGCGGGTAG
- a CDS encoding SAM-dependent DNA methyltransferase yields MSDAANRIVQKLWSYCNVLRDDGLSYQDYLEQLTFLLFLKMADERERLTGDGQPIPAGYRWENLASPTMEGAELDRHYRETLRALGTRGGMLGLIFEKAQNRIQDPAKLRRLIVELIDREDWSAMAADVKGDAYEGLLEKNAQDVKGGAGQYFTPRAVIQAMVECVNPRPGELVVDPACGTGGFLLAAHEYLKGSGDLDRDQKRHLRFEALRGVELVPNVARLCGMNLYLHGIGPDGGDRREPPITTDDALRDAPAALADVVITNPPFGKKSSITVVNAEGETGRQSLTYNRPDFWTTTSNKQLNFVQHVKSLLTIHGRAAVVVPDNVLFEGGAGETVRRNLLRECEVHTLLRLPTGIFYAQGVKANVLFFDRKPGAKEPWTRTVWVYDLRTNKHFTLKTRRMTRADLDEFVACYRPGARHTRKATWSEQSPEGRWRPFAYDEIVNRDKVSLDLFWLRDESLEDAADLPEPHVLAREIADDLRSALGQMEEILADLEERAGQVD; encoded by the coding sequence ATGAGCGACGCCGCCAATCGCATCGTCCAGAAGCTCTGGTCGTACTGCAACGTCCTGCGCGACGACGGGCTCTCCTACCAGGACTACCTGGAGCAGCTCACCTTTCTGCTCTTCCTAAAGATGGCCGATGAGCGCGAGCGGCTCACCGGCGACGGACAGCCGATCCCGGCCGGCTACCGCTGGGAGAACCTCGCCTCACCGACGATGGAGGGGGCCGAGCTGGATCGACACTACCGCGAAACGTTGCGCGCCCTCGGCACGCGCGGTGGGATGCTCGGGCTGATCTTCGAGAAGGCGCAGAACCGGATCCAGGATCCGGCCAAGCTGCGCCGCCTTATCGTCGAGCTGATCGATCGCGAGGACTGGTCGGCGATGGCCGCTGACGTGAAGGGGGACGCCTACGAGGGCCTGCTGGAGAAGAACGCTCAGGACGTCAAGGGGGGCGCTGGGCAGTACTTCACGCCGCGCGCGGTCATCCAGGCGATGGTCGAGTGCGTGAATCCCCGGCCCGGCGAGCTCGTCGTCGATCCGGCTTGCGGGACGGGCGGCTTCCTGCTCGCTGCCCACGAGTATCTCAAGGGCAGCGGCGACCTGGACCGCGACCAGAAGCGGCATCTCCGCTTCGAAGCGCTGCGCGGCGTGGAGTTGGTCCCCAACGTCGCGCGGCTGTGCGGCATGAACCTCTACCTGCACGGCATCGGCCCCGACGGCGGCGACCGGCGCGAGCCCCCGATCACGACCGACGACGCGCTGCGCGACGCGCCGGCCGCGCTGGCGGACGTCGTCATCACCAACCCGCCCTTCGGCAAGAAGTCGTCGATCACGGTCGTGAACGCGGAGGGGGAGACCGGCCGGCAGTCGCTCACCTACAACCGTCCGGACTTCTGGACCACCACCTCGAACAAGCAGCTCAACTTCGTGCAGCACGTCAAGTCGCTGCTGACGATCCACGGCCGGGCTGCGGTGGTCGTGCCGGACAACGTGCTGTTCGAAGGCGGCGCCGGCGAGACCGTGCGCCGCAACTTGCTGCGCGAGTGCGAGGTGCACACCCTGCTGCGCTTGCCGACGGGCATCTTCTACGCACAGGGCGTCAAGGCCAACGTGCTCTTCTTCGACCGGAAGCCGGGCGCGAAGGAGCCCTGGACCCGGACGGTATGGGTCTACGACCTGCGCACGAACAAGCACTTCACGCTGAAGACCCGCCGCATGACCCGCGCGGATCTCGACGAGTTCGTCGCGTGCTACCGCCCGGGCGCCCGCCACACGCGGAAGGCGACTTGGTCGGAACAGAGCCCGGAGGGTCGCTGGCGGCCCTTTGCCTACGACGAGATCGTCAACCGCGACAAGGTGAGCCTCGACCTGTTCTGGCTGCGCGACGAGAGTCTGGAGGATGCCGCCGACCTGCCCGAACCGCACGTGCTGGCCCGCGAGATCGCCGACGATCTGCGTTCCGCGCTCGGCCAGATGGAGGAAATCCTGGCTGACCTGGAGGAACGCGCCGGGCAGGTCGATTGA
- a CDS encoding toxin HicA, which produces MARVADIIRKARENPATVRFRDLVRACDAYFGSPRQTGTSHRVYRTPWPGDPRVNIQDDHGMAKPYQVRQVLHAIEKLEAQHD; this is translated from the coding sequence GTGGCGCGGGTCGCCGACATCATCCGCAAGGCGCGAGAGAATCCTGCGACCGTGCGCTTCCGGGATCTCGTCAGGGCGTGCGACGCGTATTTCGGATCGCCGCGGCAGACCGGCACGAGCCATCGCGTGTATCGCACGCCGTGGCCCGGCGACCCCCGAGTGAACATCCAGGACGACCACGGGATGGCGAAGCCGTATCAGGTGCGTCAGGTTCTCCACGCGATCGAGAAGCTGGAGGCGCAGCATGACTGA
- a CDS encoding toxin-antitoxin system HicB family antitoxin codes for MTDHYTYRVTWSPEEGEYAGLCAEFPSLSWLAPTAEEAFSGIRALVHEVLADMHANAETPPGPLADRAYSGRFLVRVPPETHRALVLRAAEEGVSLNRLVSARLAD; via the coding sequence ATGACTGATCACTACACGTACCGCGTGACCTGGTCGCCGGAGGAGGGCGAGTACGCGGGCCTCTGCGCGGAATTTCCGTCACTCAGTTGGCTGGCCCCCACGGCCGAGGAAGCGTTCTCCGGAATTCGCGCGCTCGTGCACGAGGTCCTTGCAGACATGCACGCCAACGCGGAGACCCCGCCGGGGCCGCTCGCCGATCGCGCCTACAGCGGGCGGTTCCTGGTTCGCGTTCCACCTGAAACCCACCGGGCACTCGTGCTGCGAGCGGCCGAGGAAGGCGTGAGCCTCAACCGGCTGGTGAGCGCGCGCCTGGCGGATTGA
- a CDS encoding HigA family addiction module antidote protein — protein sequence MSKNTTDEIPATGMPSRRRPTHPGVVLFELFLREIPMSQAEAARRMNMPVTRVNELVRRRRGVTARSALRLGGLLGTTPMFWMNLQANWDLWHAQQEERQPRRRPSVPPRDGDRAPGLPDRP from the coding sequence ATGTCGAAGAACACGACCGACGAGATTCCGGCAACCGGCATGCCGTCACGCCGCCGCCCGACGCATCCCGGCGTCGTCCTGTTCGAGCTGTTTCTGCGAGAGATCCCGATGAGTCAGGCCGAGGCGGCGCGGCGAATGAACATGCCGGTCACGCGCGTCAACGAGCTCGTTCGCCGCCGGCGCGGCGTTACGGCCCGATCGGCACTTCGGCTCGGGGGGCTGCTGGGCACGACGCCCATGTTCTGGATGAACCTCCAGGCCAACTGGGACCTCTGGCACGCGCAGCAGGAAGAACGACAACCGCGCCGCAGGCCTTCGGTCCCGCCACGGGACGGCGATCGTGCCCCCGGCCTCCCTGACCGTCCGTGA